A genome region from Acipenser ruthenus chromosome 29, fAciRut3.2 maternal haplotype, whole genome shotgun sequence includes the following:
- the LOC117434123 gene encoding lumican-like yields the protein MEQRIVLLCLALAGAGPCLGSFSDYDYGGMPVMINRLVGEPSVLSLRGRVDANWYRVMNSESCPLECDCPTQWPSAMYCDSRGLTCVPTTLPPRTQYLFLQGNRISSLPPEGFKNSTLTRWLILDHNEMVSNQISGAVLKGLPHLQNLFINYNNLTDIPGPLPDGLKQLRLAHNKIGKISPNAFENLKNLTLLLLHGNQLKTIGEADFKGLQSIILLDLSHNKLIEFPKNLPPSIQQLYVSNNSLASLPQDCLMGFDRLQYLRISHNKLVNQGLPADVFNVPSIVELDLSYNQLSSIPPVHQALQYLYLEANHIQEFNITSFCRKVSPVDFSRMRILRLDGNQLSYSQLPLDWGLCLRVLRDIYI from the exons ATGGAGCAGCGGATCGTCCTCTTGTGTCTGGCTCTGGCTGGGGCTGGGCCATGCCTGGGCAGCTTCAGCGACTATGATTATGGGGGGATGCCCGTCATGATTAACCGACTGGTGGGAGAGCCCAGCGTGTTGAGTCTACGAGGGCGCGTGGATGCCAACTGGTACCGTGTCATGAATAGCGAGAGCTGCCCATTGGAGTGTGACTGCCCGACACAGTGGCCCTCTGCCATGTACTGCGACAGCAGGGGTCTCACGTGTGTGCCCACCACCCTGCCCCCGAGGACGCAGTACCTGTTCCTACAGGGCAACCGCATCTCCAGCCTCCCCCCAGAGGGGTTTAAGAACTCGACTCTCACACGCTGGCTCATTCTGGACCACAACGAGATGGTGAGCAATCAGATCTCCGGGGCAGTGCTCAAGGGGTTACCCCATCTGCAGAACCTTTTCATCAACTACAACAACCTGACCGATATCCCCGGGCCCCTGCCCGACGGCCTGAAGCAGCTCCGACTGGCACACAACAAGATCGGCAAAATCTCCCCCAACGCTTTCGAAAACCTCAAGAACCTGACTCTACTGCTGTTGCATGGGAACCAGCTGAAAACCATCGGAGAGGCTGATTTCAAAG GTCTGCAATCCATCATTCTCCTGGATCTCAGTCACAACAAGCTGATCGAATTCCCTAAGAATCTGCCCCCTTCCATCCAGCAGCTCTATGTCTCTAACAACTCCCTGGCCTCCCTCCCTCAGGACTGCCTGATGGGCTTCGACAGGCTGCAGTATCTGCGGATCAGCCACAACAAGCTGGTCAACCAGGGGCTCCCTGCTGACGTCTTCAACGTGCCCTCCATTGTCGAGCTTGACCTCTCCTACAACCAGCTCTCCTCCATCCCTCCCGTGCACCAGGCTCTGCAGTACCTCTACCTGGAAGCCAATCACATCCAGG AGTTCAACATCACCAGTTTCTGCCGAAAGGTCAGCCCTGTTGACTTCTCCCGCATGAGGATCCTTCGCCTGGATGGGAATCAGCTCTCCTACAGCCAGCTGCCCTTGGACTGGGGTCTGTGTCTCAGAGTGCTGAGGGACATCTACATCTAG